From one Acidobacteriota bacterium genomic stretch:
- the lptC gene encoding LPS export ABC transporter periplasmic protein LptC, with protein MSESHRKNLKNLELRTRLPRIIRAVAVFALILALLVLVIGFYRARTTKEFRMKGFPTTLSKDVVAEINDYERTETEGDLRKYYIKASKATTYSDNHQELENVYFEVFDETGLLADKINAGKGIYVPGENKNFTAYLAGQVSIETRDALKIRTEQITYKKESETAEAEELVEFERENISGKSVGAFVNIREKRLELKTQVEIDAFALDPADKLAKSNVKSARITSNYAMVDQLAEKIELSDNVFIGIIPYGANSEMSQPTDITAARASVGFVEREVRTIEFSGGVNIHQKPTAANAKWSKTKAEKAFAAVDRELKRVELTDNVEIESASGDAQPTKINCGHAVYEKDADRFDLREAVHIVTVQDGRLTNIRSSEAIYEQSNGRIALTGGAEIDNGRELVRGDRVNAELFPNRAVKSANSKGSAYLRQTTPERTTEVSADELNAFFGEDSQLRSANAVGGSTAVLVPTNSREYSRVTLTAPRAIRLGFKNAGLLDQLSTEGRTTIVMKAPDGAPDAADKTLTADVVKTFFNQNGKDIRLAEAVGNAELLVDPLSATEENYRTTVKAPRFDCEFFPTGNNARICVAQTKTQTVRVPTVKRDGRGVQTLTADKLTTTFDSKTQDVEQFEAIGSAKFVELERNGIASQMTFAAREKLVRLRGGEPTVWDSQARAKANEIDWDTRNQRSFLRGNVATTYYNQKQTGGATPFSQSNKPVFLTSANAEFDHTAETGLYTGNARAWQENNFIRAEKIFVRQKEGQLFADGAVQSLLYDAKTSDRKSVPVYASSQKMTFSRETRILRYEDSVDIRQGSDRATAGIATILLNEKNEMSQTTLEKNVIITQPKRRATGTWAQYTNDSEVAILRGDPATVEDAESGSTQGAQLTVNSRENRVVNEAKTSPNSTGRIRSVYKVKKN; from the coding sequence GTGTCGGAAAGCCATCGCAAGAACCTGAAGAATCTTGAACTTCGCACTCGGCTGCCGCGGATAATCCGGGCGGTCGCGGTCTTTGCGTTGATCCTTGCGCTGCTCGTGCTCGTCATCGGATTCTATCGTGCGCGAACCACGAAGGAGTTTCGTATGAAAGGATTTCCGACAACGCTTTCGAAGGATGTTGTCGCCGAGATCAACGATTACGAGCGAACCGAGACCGAGGGCGATCTCAGGAAATACTACATCAAGGCATCGAAAGCGACGACATACTCCGACAACCATCAGGAACTCGAGAACGTCTATTTCGAAGTTTTCGACGAGACGGGTCTCCTGGCCGACAAAATCAACGCCGGGAAAGGAATCTACGTCCCCGGCGAAAACAAGAATTTCACGGCGTATCTTGCCGGACAGGTGTCTATCGAAACCCGCGACGCTCTGAAGATCCGTACCGAACAGATCACCTACAAAAAAGAGTCCGAGACGGCGGAGGCCGAGGAACTGGTCGAATTCGAACGTGAGAACATATCGGGCAAATCGGTCGGCGCTTTCGTCAACATACGTGAAAAGCGGCTCGAACTGAAAACGCAGGTCGAGATCGACGCTTTCGCGCTCGACCCGGCTGACAAGCTTGCGAAAAGCAATGTCAAGAGTGCGCGGATTACGTCAAACTACGCGATGGTCGACCAGTTGGCGGAGAAGATCGAGTTGTCGGATAACGTTTTCATCGGGATAATCCCGTACGGCGCGAACAGCGAAATGTCGCAGCCGACCGATATCACGGCGGCGCGCGCGAGCGTCGGGTTCGTCGAGAGGGAAGTTCGGACCATAGAATTTTCGGGCGGTGTGAACATTCATCAAAAGCCGACGGCCGCGAACGCGAAATGGTCGAAGACAAAAGCCGAAAAGGCATTTGCGGCCGTCGACCGCGAACTCAAGCGCGTCGAACTGACGGATAATGTCGAGATCGAATCGGCGTCCGGCGATGCGCAACCGACGAAGATCAATTGCGGCCACGCGGTTTATGAAAAGGACGCGGACCGCTTCGATCTTCGCGAAGCGGTTCACATTGTTACGGTCCAGGACGGACGGCTGACGAATATCCGCTCGTCCGAAGCGATCTATGAACAGTCGAACGGCAGGATAGCGCTCACCGGCGGCGCCGAGATCGATAACGGCCGCGAACTCGTCAGGGGCGACCGCGTCAATGCCGAATTGTTCCCGAACCGCGCGGTGAAGTCCGCAAATTCAAAGGGATCGGCGTACTTGCGCCAAACGACGCCGGAGCGCACGACCGAGGTTTCGGCGGACGAACTCAACGCCTTTTTCGGCGAGGACAGCCAACTCCGCTCCGCGAACGCCGTCGGCGGCAGCACCGCCGTGCTTGTTCCGACGAATTCTCGCGAGTATTCGCGGGTCACGCTCACGGCTCCGCGTGCCATCCGACTCGGGTTCAAAAATGCCGGATTGCTCGACCAGTTGAGCACGGAAGGCCGCACGACGATCGTTATGAAAGCTCCGGACGGCGCGCCCGACGCGGCCGACAAAACGCTGACGGCGGATGTCGTGAAGACCTTTTTCAATCAGAACGGCAAGGATATCCGGCTTGCCGAGGCGGTCGGAAACGCCGAACTGCTGGTCGATCCGTTATCGGCGACCGAAGAAAACTATCGGACGACCGTCAAGGCGCCGCGTTTCGATTGCGAATTCTTTCCGACCGGCAACAATGCCAGGATTTGTGTCGCGCAGACCAAGACGCAGACTGTCCGCGTACCGACCGTCAAGCGCGACGGGCGCGGCGTTCAGACGTTGACGGCCGACAAGCTGACGACGACGTTTGACTCGAAAACGCAGGATGTCGAACAGTTCGAGGCGATCGGAAGCGCGAAGTTCGTCGAACTCGAGCGGAACGGCATCGCGAGTCAGATGACGTTCGCCGCCCGCGAGAAACTCGTTCGGCTACGCGGCGGCGAGCCGACCGTCTGGGATTCCCAGGCGCGCGCGAAGGCCAATGAGATCGACTGGGACACACGGAATCAAAGATCGTTTCTGCGCGGAAATGTCGCGACGACGTATTACAATCAAAAGCAGACCGGCGGCGCGACGCCGTTTTCGCAGTCGAACAAGCCGGTCTTTCTGACATCGGCGAACGCCGAATTCGATCACACCGCGGAAACCGGACTCTACACCGGGAACGCGCGCGCCTGGCAGGAAAACAATTTTATCCGTGCCGAAAAGATCTTCGTCAGGCAGAAAGAAGGACAGCTTTTCGCCGACGGAGCCGTTCAGAGTCTTCTCTACGACGCGAAAACGAGCGACCGCAAGAGCGTTCCGGTCTACGCTTCGTCGCAGAAAATGACATTCAGCCGCGAGACTCGGATTCTGCGCTATGAGGATTCGGTCGACATTCGCCAGGGGAGCGATCGCGCGACGGCCGGCATCGCAACGATTCTGTTGAATGAGAAAAACGAGATGTCGCAGACGACGCTGGAGAAGAACGTCATCATCACGCAGCCGAAACGGCGCGCGACCGGAACGTGGGCCCAGTATACCAACGACAGCGAGGTCGCCATCCTGAGGGGCGATCCGGCGACCGTCGAAGACGCCGAAAGCGGATCGACGCAGGGTGCGCAGCTCACGGTAAACAGCCGCGAGAACCGCGTCGTCAACGAAGCGAAGACGAGTCCGAACAGCACCGGTCGGATCAGATCGGTTTACAAGGTCAAAAAGAACTAA
- the lptB gene encoding LPS export ABC transporter ATP-binding protein, with the protein MHEGNESESFDGNGQSAGESFTAIHLQKSYGRRRVVDDVSLHVQQGEIVGLLGANGAGKTTTFYMMVGLESSEAGSIFLNGRDVTSLPMYLRARLGVGYLPQEPSIFRRLSAEQNVLAVLETMKMPRHDRFARLEELLEEFGVAHVRKTRGDALSGGERRRVEIARCLATEPLYILLDEPFAGIDPIAIDDIREIILYLKGQGIGILITDHNVRETLGITDRAYIMAEGRILKSGNPSELVEDEDVRRLYLGERFSL; encoded by the coding sequence ATGCACGAAGGGAACGAAAGCGAATCATTTGACGGGAACGGGCAGTCCGCGGGCGAGTCGTTCACCGCGATTCATCTGCAGAAATCGTACGGACGCCGGCGCGTCGTGGACGATGTCAGTCTGCACGTCCAGCAAGGCGAGATCGTCGGCCTCCTCGGCGCGAACGGGGCGGGCAAAACGACGACTTTCTATATGATGGTCGGACTCGAAAGCTCGGAGGCGGGAAGCATCTTCCTCAACGGAAGGGACGTGACGTCGCTTCCGATGTATCTCAGAGCCCGTCTCGGCGTCGGATATCTGCCGCAGGAACCGTCGATCTTTCGAAGGCTATCGGCCGAGCAAAATGTTCTGGCGGTGCTCGAAACAATGAAAATGCCGCGCCACGACAGGTTTGCGCGGCTCGAAGAACTGCTTGAGGAATTTGGCGTGGCGCACGTCCGCAAGACGCGCGGGGACGCGCTGTCGGGTGGCGAGCGGCGACGCGTCGAGATCGCGCGATGTCTCGCGACCGAGCCGCTTTATATTTTGCTCGACGAGCCTTTCGCCGGCATCGATCCGATCGCCATCGACGATATTCGCGAGATCATCCTGTACCTGAAAGGACAGGGGATCGGCATTTTGATAACCGATCACAATGTCCGCGAAACGCTCGGGATCACGGACCGGGCCTACATTATGGCCGAAGGGCGAATCCTCAAAAGCGGCAATCCGTCGGAACTCGTTGAAGACGAGGATGTCCGCCGATTGTATCTTGGCGAGCGGTTCAGTCTGTAG
- the rpoN gene encoding RNA polymerase factor sigma-54: protein MSSLRLQTSLRQSLVLTPQLRQRIEMLQMTSLELTDLIQQEMESNPMLEEVQGDEELQEISEKILDQNADGHEESFINGADNRAENEFGTSAAAETGDAFSSESKGEFGDESPTGEYENENEGDDFREERSDSFEEIDFGREFQDYLDPGYKTQEIEYKEDAPSFEQFLTRSESLTEHLEWQLHLTQIDDITEDAAVTIIGNLDGDGRLNATLEEIAEMNKCSVDVVERARQVVLKLEPVGCGARDVKECLLAQLEANGEGETLAASLVRDHLEDLQPHRLQHLAKLTGVEIHELNDEINKIRALDPYPGRRYSSGDPIYVSPEVYVEKIEGEYVIYFSDEGNPRLRISQTYQQLLAEGDVSKETKDFIKDKFRSAIDLLRNIEHRRLTIYRVVECIVAKQREFLDHGVDRLKPMMLKDVAEDIGMHLSTISRVVNRKYAHTPQGVIELRRFFSEGMLNEDGEEVSTRILKLRIKKLIEEEDSKKPLTDDQIAKVLSKEGVKLSRRTVAKYRDQLQIAGSRERKTVI, encoded by the coding sequence ATGTCTTCTCTGCGACTGCAAACATCTCTTCGCCAAAGTCTCGTGCTGACGCCCCAGTTGCGGCAGCGCATCGAGATGCTGCAAATGACGTCGCTCGAACTTACCGATCTCATTCAGCAGGAAATGGAGTCGAATCCGATGCTCGAAGAGGTTCAGGGCGACGAGGAGCTTCAGGAGATTTCCGAAAAGATCCTCGATCAGAATGCCGACGGACACGAAGAATCTTTCATCAACGGAGCGGACAACCGGGCGGAGAACGAGTTCGGAACGTCCGCTGCGGCGGAGACCGGCGACGCTTTTTCGTCTGAATCGAAGGGCGAGTTCGGAGACGAATCGCCGACCGGTGAATATGAGAACGAGAATGAGGGCGACGATTTTCGCGAAGAGAGATCGGACTCGTTTGAGGAGATAGACTTCGGCCGTGAGTTTCAGGATTATCTGGACCCCGGATACAAGACCCAGGAGATCGAGTATAAAGAAGACGCGCCGAGCTTTGAACAGTTCTTGACGCGGTCGGAATCGCTCACCGAACATCTCGAATGGCAGCTTCATCTGACGCAGATCGATGACATCACCGAAGATGCCGCGGTTACGATAATCGGCAACCTTGACGGCGACGGCCGGCTGAACGCGACTCTCGAAGAGATCGCGGAAATGAACAAATGTTCGGTCGACGTGGTCGAGCGCGCCCGTCAGGTCGTCCTCAAACTCGAACCGGTCGGTTGCGGCGCCCGCGACGTCAAAGAGTGCCTCCTCGCCCAACTGGAAGCGAACGGAGAAGGAGAGACGCTCGCCGCCTCGCTCGTGCGCGATCACCTTGAAGATCTGCAGCCGCACCGGCTGCAGCATCTTGCAAAACTTACGGGAGTCGAGATTCACGAACTCAACGACGAGATCAACAAGATCCGTGCGCTCGATCCGTATCCCGGCCGGCGTTACTCGTCAGGCGATCCGATATACGTTTCACCGGAGGTTTACGTCGAGAAGATCGAGGGTGAATATGTGATCTACTTTTCGGACGAAGGAAATCCGCGTCTGCGCATAAGCCAGACCTACCAGCAGCTTCTCGCCGAGGGCGATGTTTCGAAGGAGACAAAGGATTTCATAAAGGATAAGTTTCGGTCGGCGATCGATCTTCTGAGGAACATCGAGCACCGGCGACTGACGATCTATCGGGTGGTCGAATGCATCGTCGCCAAGCAACGCGAGTTTCTCGACCACGGAGTCGATCGCCTGAAGCCGATGATGCTGAAGGATGTGGCCGAGGATATCGGGATGCATCTTTCGACGATCTCGCGCGTCGTCAACCGCAAATACGCGCACACGCCGCAGGGCGTGATCGAATTGCGCCGATTCTTCAGCGAGGGAATGCTCAATGAAGACGGCGAAGAGGTTTCGACGCGAATTTTGAAGTTAAGGATCAAAAAGTTGATCGAGGAGGAAGATTCCAAAAAACCATTGACGGACGATCAGATCGCCAAGGTTTTGAGCAAGGAAGGCGTGAAGCTTTCGCGCCGGACCGTTGCAAAGTATCGTGACCAGTTGCAGATCGCCGGGTCGCGAGAACGGAAAACAGTAATTTGA
- the raiA gene encoding ribosome-associated translation inhibitor RaiA — protein MKFEYTGRHIEVTPALRSHVEEHFERLDHLFEDQAISAHVIIEVEKGRHRSEVIVKWRNEVLAADTVLDDMYQSLSKTIAKIEKQALRIKTKVTDKHHKAQKVSTIPAKAKKAE, from the coding sequence ATGAAATTCGAATACACGGGACGACATATTGAAGTTACTCCGGCATTGCGTTCTCACGTTGAGGAGCATTTTGAAAGGCTCGATCACTTATTCGAGGACCAGGCCATTAGCGCTCACGTAATTATCGAGGTTGAGAAAGGACGCCACCGATCTGAAGTGATCGTGAAATGGCGCAACGAGGTGCTCGCTGCCGATACGGTCCTCGACGATATGTACCAGTCGCTTTCGAAGACGATCGCCAAGATCGAGAAGCAGGCGTTGAGGATAAAGACGAAGGTCACTGATAAGCATCACAAAGCCCAGAAGGTCAGTACGATTCCCGCGAAAGCCAAGAAGGCCGAATAA
- the hprK gene encoding HPr(Ser) kinase/phosphatase: MQNAAPTISIRELLEKAPAEMALEVLAGENGLSNRVIDSSRIQKLGLALAGFAHYIHSGRVQIVGQSEISYLEQLDAQRMAKALSFLDVTKISCILITKNLDAPAELRELAIANDLPLLRTSLVSSSAILHLTNYLQVILAPQMTLHGVLLDMFGIGVLIVGDSGIGKSECALDLISRGHRLISDDSVVIKKVGTELEGSAPELIRDYLEIHGLGIVNVREIFGISALGKPKKVELCINLKKWDDFDAIDRLGIETQEEEIFGLKLPKFALPVSPGRTISTLVETAVRIYLLKLSGYNAAQTLIEKHQTMVGGQG; the protein is encoded by the coding sequence ATGCAAAACGCCGCCCCGACAATCAGTATCCGAGAATTGCTCGAAAAGGCGCCGGCAGAAATGGCGCTTGAGGTTCTCGCGGGCGAGAACGGGCTCTCGAACCGCGTCATCGATTCGTCCCGGATCCAGAAACTCGGCCTTGCGCTCGCTGGGTTCGCCCACTACATACACTCCGGCCGCGTTCAGATCGTCGGCCAGAGCGAAATCAGCTATCTTGAACAACTCGATGCTCAGAGAATGGCAAAGGCGCTTTCCTTTCTCGACGTCACCAAGATCAGCTGCATCCTGATCACAAAAAACCTCGACGCGCCGGCGGAACTGCGGGAACTTGCGATCGCGAACGATCTGCCTCTGCTGCGGACGTCGCTCGTCAGTTCGAGCGCGATCCTCCATTTGACGAACTACCTTCAGGTTATTCTGGCGCCGCAAATGACGCTTCACGGCGTACTGCTCGATATGTTCGGGATCGGCGTCCTGATCGTCGGGGATTCGGGAATCGGAAAATCGGAATGCGCGCTCGATCTGATCAGTCGCGGCCATCGTCTGATTTCCGACGATTCGGTCGTGATCAAAAAGGTCGGCACGGAGTTGGAAGGTTCGGCGCCCGAACTGATACGTGATTATCTTGAGATCCACGGATTGGGAATCGTCAATGTTCGGGAGATCTTCGGTATTTCGGCGCTCGGGAAGCCGAAAAAGGTCGAGCTTTGCATCAATCTCAAGAAATGGGACGACTTCGACGCGATCGACCGTCTTGGGATCGAAACCCAGGAGGAAGAGATATTTGGTTTGAAGCTTCCAAAATTCGCTCTGCCGGTCAGTCCGGGAAGGACGATCTCGACGCTCGTCGAAACGGCGGTGCGAATCTATCTGCTCAAGCTTTCGGGATACAACGCCGCGCAAACCCTTATCGAAAAGCATCAGACGATGGTCGGCGGCCAGGGATAG
- the rapZ gene encoding RNase adapter RapZ, whose translation MITEKNHRAIPPRFVMITGLSGSGMSSATNAFEDLGYFCVDNLPVTMLSTFARLLLPNDEEIVSIEKAALVIDIRERQFLSDFPDELKRLRKKKLEPSVLFFEASDEVLQRRFSETRRPHPADRGNGLLAAVREERDAMDIVRKNADLIIDTSTHTVHTLRHFLVQRFGLREDGNALHVQIVSFGHKFGVPGQVDLLFDVRHLPNPYFVKGLRELPGTNPKVSDYLEEQSEVGETIRRFTELLEYLIPLYRREGKSYLTIGVGCTGGRHRSVMVAERLGKALANDGVEMSVMHRDIQK comes from the coding sequence ATGATCACGGAGAAAAACCACAGGGCGATCCCGCCGAGATTCGTGATGATCACCGGGCTGAGCGGTTCGGGGATGTCGTCGGCGACGAATGCGTTCGAAGATCTCGGCTATTTTTGCGTCGACAATCTGCCGGTGACGATGCTTTCGACGTTCGCCAGACTGCTCCTGCCGAACGACGAAGAGATCGTCTCGATCGAGAAGGCCGCGCTCGTCATAGACATTCGCGAGCGGCAGTTCCTGAGCGACTTTCCGGACGAACTAAAACGGTTGAGGAAGAAGAAACTCGAGCCGTCCGTCCTGTTTTTCGAGGCGTCGGACGAGGTTTTGCAGCGCCGGTTTTCCGAAACGCGCCGACCGCATCCGGCCGATCGCGGAAACGGTCTGCTGGCCGCGGTTCGTGAGGAGCGTGACGCGATGGACATCGTCCGCAAGAACGCCGATCTGATCATCGATACATCGACGCACACGGTTCACACGCTGCGTCATTTCCTCGTACAGCGCTTCGGTCTGCGCGAAGACGGCAACGCGCTGCACGTCCAGATCGTCTCCTTCGGACATAAATTCGGCGTTCCGGGACAGGTCGACCTTCTTTTCGATGTGCGCCATCTCCCGAATCCGTATTTTGTGAAAGGCCTCCGCGAACTTCCGGGGACGAATCCGAAAGTTTCTGATTATCTTGAGGAGCAGTCCGAGGTCGGGGAGACGATCCGCAGGTTCACGGAACTTTTGGAGTACCTGATACCGCTTTACAGGCGCGAGGGAAAGTCGTATCTGACGATCGGCGTCGGTTGTACGGGCGGTCGTCATCGGTCGGTGATGGTCGCCGAACGTCTCGGCAAGGCGCTGGCAAATGATGGGGTCGAAATGTCCGTGATGCACCGGGATATTCAGAAATAG
- a CDS encoding PTS sugar transporter subunit IIA: protein MKKIGGVVVSHGQVANELVAAAETVVGDLGHIAAVSIGWHDDVESAKNEIARAIKRVSQGKGVLLLTDMFGGTPTNISAMFMEDNDIEMVTGVNLPMVIKLAAQNKEMTLAEMARDVESQGKQAIYRASELLAPQKLKKDA, encoded by the coding sequence ATGAAGAAAATCGGAGGCGTGGTCGTGTCGCACGGTCAGGTGGCCAACGAACTTGTCGCGGCGGCGGAAACCGTGGTCGGCGATCTCGGACATATCGCCGCAGTCTCGATCGGCTGGCACGACGATGTCGAGTCGGCGAAGAACGAGATCGCGCGGGCCATCAAGCGGGTGTCGCAGGGGAAAGGTGTTCTGCTCCTGACGGATATGTTCGGCGGCACACCGACGAATATTTCCGCGATGTTTATGGAAGACAACGATATCGAAATGGTCACGGGCGTGAACCTGCCGATGGTCATCAAACTCGCCGCGCAGAACAAGGAGATGACGCTCGCCGAGATGGCCCGGGACGTTGAATCCCAGGGAAAACAGGCGATCTACCGGGCGAGTGAACTGCTCGCACCCCAGAAACTGAAAAAGGATGCTTAA
- a CDS encoding HPr family phosphocarrier protein, with protein MLKDRVVIINDLGLHARAAAQLVRLASGFRSRIRLYRLDNSVIADAKSILSVLTLAASKGVALELEIDGEDEKIAMDSVVSIFANGFGEM; from the coding sequence ATGCTTAAGGACCGGGTGGTGATCATCAACGATCTCGGACTGCACGCGCGCGCCGCGGCGCAGCTCGTGAGGCTCGCCAGCGGCTTTCGGAGCCGCATCAGGCTTTATCGTCTGGACAATTCGGTCATCGCGGACGCGAAGTCCATTCTCAGCGTTTTGACGCTTGCGGCGTCCAAGGGCGTGGCGCTCGAACTTGAGATCGACGGCGAGGACGAAAAGATCGCGATGGACTCGGTCGTGTCGATTTTTGCTAACGGCTTTGGCGAAATGTAG